From a single Equus asinus isolate D_3611 breed Donkey chromosome 2, EquAss-T2T_v2, whole genome shotgun sequence genomic region:
- the ARPIN gene encoding arpin — translation MSRIYRDDALRNKPVRSARLPGAWAPAAHQRGNGVLLEGDLVDVSRHSISDAHGRKERYYVLYIRPSCIHRRKFDPKGNEIEPNFSATRKVNTGFLMSSYKEEAKGDTDRLTPEALKGLVNKPELLALTESLTPEQTVAFWMLESEMEAMELELGAGVRLKTRGDGPFLDSLAKLEAGTVTKCNFAGDGKTGASWTDNIMARKSSEGAAVESREQGDGAEDKEWDD, via the exons ATGAGCCGCATCTACCGTGACGACGCGCTCCGCAACAAGCCGGTGCGGAGTGCGCGGCTGCCGGGCGCCTGGGCCCCAGCCGCCCACCAGCG gggAAACGGCGTCCTGCTGGAGGGAGACCTGGTGGATGTATCTCGGCACAGCATCTCGGATGCTCATGGCAGGAAG GAGCGCTACTACGTGCTGTATATCCGGCCCAGTTGCATCCATCGCCGGAAGTTCGACCCCAAGGGAAATGAGATCGAGCCCAACTTCAGCGCCACCAGGAAGGTGAACACAGGCTTCCTCATGTCATCCTACA aggaggaagccaaGGGGGACACCGACAGACTCACTCCCGAGGCGCTGAAGGGGCTGGTGAATAAGCCGGAGCTGCTGGCGCTGACAGAGAGCCTCACCCCCGAGCAGACAGTGGCCTTCTGGATGCTTGAGTCAGAGATGGAGGCGAtggagctggagctgggggcCGGGGTACGGCTGAAAACTCGAGGCGATGGCCCCTTCCTGG ATTCATTAGCCAAACTTGAGGCCGGAACAGTGACCAAGTGTAATTTCGCGGGTGATGGAAAGACGGGGGCGTCCTGGACAGACAACATCATGGCCAGAAAGTCTTCCGAGGGGGCTGCAGTGGAGAGCCGAGAGCAGGGGGACGGGGCGGAGGACAAGGAGTGG GACGACTGA